From Tiliqua scincoides isolate rTilSci1 chromosome 2, rTilSci1.hap2, whole genome shotgun sequence, the proteins below share one genomic window:
- the LOC136639336 gene encoding lysozyme C, milk isozyme-like: MKVLALILLCLLIAVNEARVFEECELVALLKEQNMDGYYGYSLGDWICMASYESRYNSRAVGMNRNGSRDYGIFQINSRWWCDNGEGRTANGCNTNCTSFEDDDISDDIACAKRIVRDPNGMNAWVAWKRYCKGRDLSKLTEGCSD, encoded by the exons ATGAAGGTCTTGGCTCTCATCCTCCTCTGCCTGCTCATTGCAGTGAATGAAGCCAGAGTCTTTGAGGAGTGTGAGCTGGTAGCGCTTTTGAAGGAGCAAAACATGGATGGATATTATGGCTACAGCCTGGGCGATT GGATCTGTATGGCTTCCTATGAAAGTAGATACAACAGCAGGGCTGTGGGAATGAACCGTAATGGCAGCCGTGACTATGGAATTTTTCAGATAAACAGCCGCTGGTGGTGTGACAACGGAGAGGGCAGAACAGCTAATGGATGCAATACCAACTGCACCA GTTTCGAGGATGACGACATCAGTGATGATATTGCCTGTGCAAAGAGAATTGTCCGTGACCCCAACGGGATGAATGCCTG GGTGGCTTGGAAGagatactgcaaaggaagagacctCTCAAAACTGACAGAAGGCTGCAGTGACTGA